GCCTTGTAGTACCGCTCCCAAATATTTTTCACTTGATCAGGAGTCATCCCGATACCATGATCTTGGACCGCCACAACAGCCGCATGGGCCGTGCGGTGTGCCGTAACCTCAATCATGCTGTTTTGTGAAAATTGAATCGCATTTTGCATAATGTTGAATAGCACTTGCACAAAGCGATCATAATCCGCCCAAACGGGTAATTCGGCGGGCGCGGTAAGCTTGAATTGATCATCCGCTGCCGCTGATTTCTTTGTGAGTTGTTCAACTAAATTATTTAAAACAGCAGTGCCATCAAAATTGGTCTTGTTCAATGCAATCTGACCAGTCCGGATTTTTTCATAGTCTAAGTTCTCATTGACTAATCGAATCAACCGCTTGGTTTCATTTTGCATTAACTCAATTGAATGTCCCTTATCCTCTTCTGGAATTGCATCATACGCGAGCCCCTCCAACAATCCATTAATCGTCGTTAGCGGTGTCCGCATCTCATGGGCTGCATCCGCCATAAACTCACGGCGCCGTTGTTCTTGGCGTTTAATTTCATCATCCGAAGCACGTAAAGACGTCACCATTCCATTAAAATCATCGGCCAAATCATCAATTTCATCTTTGTGATTACTGTCAACTTGAATATCGAAATCACCGTTGGCCACTGAATGCGTTGCGTAGCGCAAGCGATTAATCCGTCGAACTGAATAGCGTGCAAGAATATAACTTAACAATAAAGCCGTAATCCCTGAAACTAGCAACGCAATGAACAGATTATTTTCAATCTGTTGCTCATTGGCTTGTAACGTTTGTTCAAACGACCCAATCGAAATTGCCCCGACGAATTTTTTCGTAGTCCCATTTTTGTAAAATAACGGGACTAAAACATCAATCGTCTTCAAAGATGGTGTATTAACTGGCCGATCGTGTCTACGTGACTTAAAGCTGACGTGCGGCGACTTAGTAATCGTCTTGTTGCGCTTCAACTTTTTCCAATCACTAGCCGAAATACTCGGCGCATAAAAGGCCCCATTTGGCATACTCCCCATGCCCAACGTATTCGGATAAACGATCTTTTTATTGGCATCATAAACCGAAAAATGAATATGCTGGTCACGTAAAATGGCGGTCCCATCGTTTAAAAATTGTTGATTAAAACCAACCACCTTATGCGTTTTCGTATTATAACGAATGGCTTCCTTTTCAATACTCGTCGCATATTGCTGTAGCTGCTGCCATGAATTTTGGTAAATCATGGTTTTGGTGGTCCGAATAAACGCAAACCCGAGCACCACAATGACGGTAATAATGACGGCAAAAAAGGACAACATTTGTTGGTAGATCAGTTTCATTTAGCGTCAACTCCACTATCGTCAAACTTATAACCAACCCCCCAAACAGTCTGAATGATTTGGGGACCGGCTTTTTCAATTTTTTGCCGTAACTTTTTAATATGGGCATCAACCGTGCGTTCATCCCCATAATATTCATAATCCCAAACCAGTTGTAAAAGTTGTTCGCGCGAGAATACTTGCCGGGGCTTTTGCGCGAGCGTCTTCAATAAATCAAACTCCTTAGGCGTCAAATCAGCAATCTGCTGGTCTGCCAAGTAAGCTTCCCGCGTTTTAGTATTTAGCTTAAAATGATCGGTTTGGACATCAAAATCACTGACAACATTTTCCGCCGGTTCCGTCGTCACGGTTTTACCTAAGTCAGCACGTCGATGCAACGCTTTAATCCTGGCAATCAATGTAATTGGTGAAAACGGTTTGGTTACATAATCATCAGCACCCATTTCCAAGCCCAAAACTTGATCACTCTCTGAGTCACGCGCCGTCAACATAATAATTGGTACAGTTGGTGAAACTTTGCGAATATCTGCACTAACTTGCATGCCATCTTTACCAGGCAAGTTCAAATCAAGGGTCACCATATCCCAACCATCGACATCTTCATTAAACATCTTGACTGCCTCATTACCTTCATAGGCAAAATGGGCATCCCACTGTTCCTTTTTAAAAAACATGGCCATCATTTCAGAAACTGATTTATTGTCTTCAATCATTAGTAATTTCATTAACATCGTCCTCCAAGTTTATCGTAAGGTTATTATCGATAAATTTATGCCAGGTTCGCTTGGTTATCTTAGTTACCGAACGCTTGGCCTAACTAATATCATACCCCACTTTACGCTAATTTTCAGTTTTAGTATATCAACAAATTTGTAACAAAATATGCCGGTTTTATGAAATAACTATGGTCATCAAATTACAGTCTACTAATTAAAACCCTTAATATAGTAGAAACAAACTCGATTAAGCTATTTTAGCGACTTAACCATTAAAAATAATAGGGCCATGATAATTACGTGAATAATCGCTAACACCACCAGTTATCGCCCATTCGTTTGCTATAATGAAACTTGCTTTGCTAATTTTCATTATTAAAGGGGTGCAATCAATGTTTATCAAATCAACATTTAGTCGGAAGTGGCCCGTCCAATGACACGTCAACATCATTTACGGGGCGTCCTTTTAGCTAGTACTGCGTGCGTTTTATGGGGCGTCTCGGGGGTCGCTGCTAGCCATTTATTTCTTAACAATCCCCGAATTACGGCGATGTGGCTCACCCAGATTCGCATGATCAGCGCTGGCCTAATTTTATTACTATGTAGTCAACTCGGCGGCGCTAAGCCCTTGCGCTTATTGGCCCATGCTCGTGACGGTTGGCAAGTCGTTAGTTACGGCTTACTCGGACTCATTCCCGTTCAACTTTGCTATTTTGAAGCCGTTAAAGTTGGCAATGCGCCAGTGGCAACCATTATTCAATTTTTAGGGCCATTTATTATTAGTATTTATTTTTTAATTTTTAAACAGGTGCGGCCGACCCGGGCCGAAGGAATTGGGATGTTAATGGCCTTTATTGGCACCCTCCTGATTGTGACCCACGGGCATTTAAATAGTCTAGCTATTTCACCCGCCGTTTTATTCTGGGGTGGCTTATCAGCCGTAGGGGTTGCAACTAATACCTTAATTCCACGCTCATTATTGCCAAGATTTGGTGCCCCCACGGTTACCGGTTGGGGCCTGCTGATTGCTGGGATTTTCTTGATGGCCTTACAACCAATGTGGCGGTTACACCTCACCTTAACTATTAGTGAGATCAGCCTGATTGGCTTAATTATTGTGCTAGGAACGGTCGTGCCATTTTGGCTATTTGCCCGTAGTTTAAGTGATATCTTGCCGACGACAGCTAGCCTACTAGATGCCTTTGAACCCTTGGCAGCGACCATTTGTTCCGTCTTGTTTTTACACATTCAACTCACTAGCTTTGATTTATTTGGGGGTCTCTTGATTATCCTGGCAGTCATGGTCTTATCGCTGAACGTTCGTAAAATGCTGCACCAACTTCATCAACGACTGAGCTAAAAACTTATTAGTTGGCAGTTAATCCAAGCTATGCTACACTGGTAGTGTTGAATTTGGGGATGTTCTGGATTCGACAGGTATAGTTTGAGTTCGGATTGCGTTTCGTAGGTTGCGTCTACGTAAAAACGCTCAGTTTAAATTATAACTGCAAAAAATAATAATAATTCTTACGCTTTAGCTGCTTAATAAGCGCTTAACGTAGATCCTCCCAGGATCGTCCATGTTCTGGATCTGGGTCTTAAATTTAGTGGACTCACGCTCAATACTCCCACCTGAAGTAACGAGAAGAGACTAATCAGGTTAGTCATTACTGGGTGCCCTGTCATACGGCGTTTGTAGTGATGAACTTTAAATAGTATGAATATGAGCGTAGATATCCGAAGGGCAATATGCTTGGACGCGAGTTCGACTCTCGCCATCTCCATTAATGAGTTTCAAATCGATACAACAAGCTCCAGAACACTTGTTATATCGCCATTATACAGTTGTTAGTATAAGTGACGTTCGCTAATTTCAGTACTAATCATAACGACCATTAAATACTGGCAAGCTGTATGTAAAGTCATCTTAACCGATGGCTTTTTATTTTGTCCTCATCCGCATGGTTATTAGCATAACGACATTGCGATTAGCTTTGCACTTTAGAGACACCAATCCCCGCAACTACGGCTAATAGTTGCGGGGATTTTTGAGTGTTTTCCAGTCGAATTGTGACGTTTACGCCCTAACCGGTTAACACGATTTATTTGCCACGTGTGATCTTACTTTCAATCCCTAAGTCGATTAACGCTTCAATCCGATCTAACAGCATCAGCAACCACCCGAAGGCCATCACAAAAGCTACCATTTCAAAGACGGTCAATGAAAAATAGCCCACCACTTGAAATAGAACGGCCGCGACGACCAAAGCGATACCAACCCCATCTGATAAATACAAAAAGTCTTTGCTGATTTGTGGCAATAACCACCGAATCCCGACAATTAACGCAATAATAAAATATACTAAAAAAATGGCAACTTGATCATGTAAGGCATGGTAAGCAACATTGTTGGGAAAAACGCCCACTAAGCCTAAATCAACAGCCGTTAAAGTCAACAAGGCTCTTAAAACAAAGAGTTGCCGGGACTTTGGAAAAGTACGCCGTAAACTGACAAATAAATAATCAATTAAAGCTAACATTAATAACGCTGACAAAATCAAAGTCGCATTAAATTGCCACCCACTGGAGGCATCCGTCGTTCCTAAAAAGCTCAAGTTATGATGCCACCAATAACGTTGATCATTGACTGCCATCGAAATCACGACGCCACTAATAATCACTAAAGTTAATACCGTCGTTAAAATGGTCGCATCCACGATTAACGCAAAATAAATCATGGCTAAATTAATAAAAATACCAAACACAAATAAAATGATACTGGCCGTAAACCGATCAAAAGTTGCTCCTCTAAACAACATGCCTAATAGCCACATACTGCCCGTTAACACCAGCCCTAAAATCAGTGCAAAGGATAGGACAATCACGGGAAAGTTTCGCCAATAAATATTTTTAGCAAAATGATTATTCGGATTATTCCGGTCGTGAATAAAAAAGATGGCAAATAGCAATGTTCCCATAATAACGCCCACGACAATAATCGTCGTTGCCAGTGAATCGTTCCCGGTTAATCGGACATAGTTGTGCTGTTGCCACCCACAAAACCAGTAATAACCGCAACTTGCAATCAAAGCTAGAATCAATGGCCATGCTAAAACCCGCTTTTGAAAAATACTTAAGCGAGATTCATCAAATTGTACGACTAACCGCCCCCGTTTAACGATTAACTTCGCAGTTGTTTTGTTTTCCAGTTGCAAACGTTCGCCAATATCAGCTGGAATGGTTAATTGAAAATCTTTAGCTTTCATTTATGCCTCCAAGATAAGTCGTCTGTCTCTGATTATACCAAAGTTTATTGTTCGGATAATCATGAATGGCAACATAAACCCCCGTAACCTTGAGCGTTACGGGGGGTACTAACAAAAAAGCTATTTATCATTTATCAGGGGTATCTTGTAAACTCCAGTTAACCGTCCCATTATAAGCACCGGCAACCACGCCTGGTTGGACGTCTAAAAAGATCCCCTTATTAGCTGACCAGTCCGCCGTCGCATTCGTCGTATCGCTGGCACGAGCACCGGAAGCAACTAGCGTCGATTGATTGGTTATCACCTGATTATCAGCAGTCCCATCGCGATAAATCAAATTACCCTTTAACGTTGTATTCGCCGAAGTCAACGTTGACGCAGAGGCATATAGATACCAATTAGCCCCTTTAGCTCGAGTATCATTAATGGTGACTTGCCAGTTACTCGTTGGATTAATTAAGGTTTCTTTCACCGGGACCTCATTACTCCCAAAACTAACCTTGTCCGATACCGTGTCTAAACTCAATGTTCCCACAGACCGCGTAACGTTCAACTTCAAGTCATCGGTAGCTTTGTTATTGTTACTATCACTCGCAGATAAAGTCAAGTCAGTACTGTCCCCTTCAGCCAGGGCGGCTAACTCAGCAGCTAACCCGGTATCGCTCGATGTGATATTAATGCCATCACTAGTCTCGTCATCATCATACTTAGCCGTGATGCCGCCCTTAGTCGCTAGCCATTGGATCACCTCACTATCACTCTTTCCCGCTAATGAGTCAATCTCATCATTGGTCAGGGCTAAATCCTTGTTATCAGCTGCTAAGGTAATCGTTCGCTGCAC
This region of Lactobacillus sp. CBA3605 genomic DNA includes:
- a CDS encoding HAMP domain-containing sensor histidine kinase: MKLIYQQMLSFFAVIITVIVVLGFAFIRTTKTMIYQNSWQQLQQYATSIEKEAIRYNTKTHKVVGFNQQFLNDGTAILRDQHIHFSVYDANKKIVYPNTLGMGSMPNGAFYAPSISASDWKKLKRNKTITKSPHVSFKSRRHDRPVNTPSLKTIDVLVPLFYKNGTTKKFVGAISIGSFEQTLQANEQQIENNLFIALLVSGITALLLSYILARYSVRRINRLRYATHSVANGDFDIQVDSNHKDEIDDLADDFNGMVTSLRASDDEIKRQEQRRREFMADAAHEMRTPLTTINGLLEGLAYDAIPEEDKGHSIELMQNETKRLIRLVNENLDYEKIRTGQIALNKTNFDGTAVLNNLVEQLTKKSAAADDQFKLTAPAELPVWADYDRFVQVLFNIMQNAIQFSQNSMIEVTAHRTAHAAVVAVQDHGIGMTPDQVKNIWERYYKADPSRKNTKYGESGLGLAISHQLVQQHGGSIAVESEANQGTCFTVTFPDKGFDKPIIED
- a CDS encoding response regulator transcription factor; amino-acid sequence: MKLLMIEDNKSVSEMMAMFFKKEQWDAHFAYEGNEAVKMFNEDVDGWDMVTLDLNLPGKDGMQVSADIRKVSPTVPIIMLTARDSESDQVLGLEMGADDYVTKPFSPITLIARIKALHRRADLGKTVTTEPAENVVSDFDVQTDHFKLNTKTREAYLADQQIADLTPKEFDLLKTLAQKPRQVFSREQLLQLVWDYEYYGDERTVDAHIKKLRQKIEKAGPQIIQTVWGVGYKFDDSGVDAK
- a CDS encoding DMT family transporter, encoding MTRQHHLRGVLLASTACVLWGVSGVAASHLFLNNPRITAMWLTQIRMISAGLILLLCSQLGGAKPLRLLAHARDGWQVVSYGLLGLIPVQLCYFEAVKVGNAPVATIIQFLGPFIISIYFLIFKQVRPTRAEGIGMLMAFIGTLLIVTHGHLNSLAISPAVLFWGGLSAVGVATNTLIPRSLLPRFGAPTVTGWGLLIAGIFLMALQPMWRLHLTLTISEISLIGLIIVLGTVVPFWLFARSLSDILPTTASLLDAFEPLAATICSVLFLHIQLTSFDLFGGLLIILAVMVLSLNVRKMLHQLHQRLS
- a CDS encoding DUF998 domain-containing protein — its product is MKAKDFQLTIPADIGERLQLENKTTAKLIVKRGRLVVQFDESRLSIFQKRVLAWPLILALIASCGYYWFCGWQQHNYVRLTGNDSLATTIIVVGVIMGTLLFAIFFIHDRNNPNNHFAKNIYWRNFPVIVLSFALILGLVLTGSMWLLGMLFRGATFDRFTASIILFVFGIFINLAMIYFALIVDATILTTVLTLVIISGVVISMAVNDQRYWWHHNLSFLGTTDASSGWQFNATLILSALLMLALIDYLFVSLRRTFPKSRQLFVLRALLTLTAVDLGLVGVFPNNVAYHALHDQVAIFLVYFIIALIVGIRWLLPQISKDFLYLSDGVGIALVVAAVLFQVVGYFSLTVFEMVAFVMAFGWLLMLLDRIEALIDLGIESKITRGK